The following coding sequences lie in one Myxococcus xanthus genomic window:
- a CDS encoding putative ABC transporter permease, giving the protein MLSRFLVYGCVGWVLEVMFTGTGAALKKDRNATARTYLWMHPIYGGTALALEEVSARLKPLPRPLRALVYTGLIFGAEYGTGWLLKRLLGRCPWDYAPHRWSVHGLIRLDYAPAWYLTALLFEPVRDTLLHVTSEALRQTPEYRDAEARGTLPPTALPEEKPLEAGLAAARFESAQAEPAPIP; this is encoded by the coding sequence GTGCTTTCAAGATTCCTCGTCTATGGGTGCGTGGGCTGGGTGCTCGAGGTGATGTTCACCGGCACGGGGGCTGCGCTGAAGAAGGACCGGAACGCCACGGCGCGCACCTACCTGTGGATGCACCCCATCTACGGAGGCACGGCGCTGGCGCTGGAAGAGGTCTCCGCCCGGCTCAAGCCCCTGCCCCGGCCGCTGCGAGCCCTGGTCTACACGGGGCTCATCTTCGGCGCGGAGTACGGCACGGGCTGGTTGCTCAAGCGCCTGCTCGGCCGCTGCCCGTGGGACTACGCGCCGCACAGGTGGAGCGTACACGGCCTCATCCGGTTGGATTACGCCCCGGCCTGGTACCTTACCGCCCTGCTGTTCGAGCCCGTGCGTGACACGCTGCTCCACGTCACCAGCGAGGCCCTGCGGCAGACGCCGGAGTACCGCGACGCCGAGGCCCGGGGGACGCTGCCGCCCACGGCGCTCCCCGAGGAGAAGCCGCTGGAGGCGGGGCTGGCGGCGGCGCGCTTCGAGTCAGCGCAGGCCGAGCCCGCGCCCATCCCCTGA
- a CDS encoding cation:proton antiporter encodes MHGAHEVLQAIAVVLCVAAVTTVLFQKLRQPVVLGYILAGLVVGPYLPIPLVANPEVVTTLSELGVILLMFSLGLEFSLRKLFAVGPTAGVTAVIQCSIMIWLGFVVGRAFGWTTLESLFTGALISVSSTTIIAKAFDEQNIRGRLRELVVGVLIVEDLIAVLLMATLTAISSGTGLSVGELSLTTGRLVAFLVGLVVVGLFIIPRAVRYVVKLNKPETTLVASVGICFAVALLAQAFGYSVALGAFLAGSLVAESGEEKVVEHLVQPVKDIFAAIFFVSVGMLINPALIAEHWAAILVLTVVVIVGKLFSVTLGAFLTGHSTRTSVQAGMSLAQIGEFSFIIAGLGLSLKATGNFIYPVAVAVSAITTLTTPLLIRVSGPVASYVDRKLPKPLQTFVTLYGTWVERLRDAPRRQTFGASVRRLARLMVLDAVLLIVLVIGTSLTAGKLGSLIEQRLGIDENLSRYIILGGAVLLSIPFLVGVVQVARRLGEELAEAALPGRKDGRVDLAAAPRRVLLVTLQLGIILLVSVPVVAITQPFVRGAMGPLILLALIGALGVTFWRGATNLHGHVRAGAQVIVEALAAQSHSREPGADEHALDHVSKVLPGLGEPVPVRLETSSPAAGKTLAEVNLRGLTGATVLAIRRGDSSVSVPSAQEVLQPGDVLALTGTQDAVEAAKSLLTGAPAPTSEPEPTGAQV; translated from the coding sequence ATGCATGGAGCCCACGAGGTCCTCCAAGCCATTGCCGTCGTCCTGTGCGTCGCGGCAGTGACGACGGTCCTCTTCCAGAAGCTTCGCCAGCCCGTGGTGCTGGGCTACATCCTGGCCGGCCTCGTCGTCGGCCCGTACCTGCCGATTCCGCTGGTCGCCAACCCGGAGGTGGTGACGACGCTCTCGGAGCTGGGCGTCATCCTCCTGATGTTCTCGTTGGGGTTGGAGTTCAGCCTCCGCAAGCTGTTCGCCGTGGGCCCCACGGCGGGTGTCACCGCCGTCATCCAGTGCAGCATCATGATTTGGCTGGGCTTCGTGGTGGGGCGCGCCTTCGGGTGGACCACCCTGGAGAGCCTCTTCACTGGCGCGCTCATCTCCGTGTCCAGCACCACCATCATCGCCAAGGCCTTCGACGAGCAGAACATCCGGGGCCGGCTGCGGGAACTGGTGGTGGGCGTCCTCATCGTCGAGGACCTCATCGCCGTCCTCCTGATGGCGACGCTGACGGCCATCTCCTCCGGCACTGGCCTGTCCGTGGGGGAGCTGTCGTTGACGACGGGCCGCCTGGTGGCGTTCCTCGTCGGGCTGGTGGTGGTGGGGCTGTTCATCATCCCCCGCGCGGTGCGCTACGTGGTGAAGCTCAACAAGCCAGAGACGACCCTGGTGGCCAGCGTGGGCATCTGCTTCGCGGTGGCGCTGCTGGCGCAGGCCTTCGGGTATTCGGTGGCGCTGGGGGCCTTCCTGGCGGGCTCGCTGGTGGCGGAGTCCGGCGAGGAGAAGGTGGTGGAGCACCTGGTGCAGCCGGTGAAGGACATCTTCGCGGCCATCTTCTTCGTGTCCGTGGGCATGCTCATCAACCCGGCGCTCATCGCGGAGCACTGGGCGGCCATCCTGGTGCTCACGGTCGTGGTCATCGTTGGCAAGCTCTTCAGCGTGACGCTGGGCGCGTTCCTCACGGGGCACAGCACCCGGACCTCCGTGCAGGCGGGCATGAGCCTGGCGCAGATTGGCGAGTTCTCCTTCATCATCGCGGGCCTGGGCCTGTCGCTGAAGGCCACGGGCAACTTCATCTACCCGGTGGCGGTGGCCGTCTCCGCGATTACGACGCTCACGACGCCCCTGCTGATTCGCGTGTCAGGGCCGGTGGCCAGCTATGTGGACCGCAAGCTGCCCAAGCCGCTGCAGACGTTCGTGACGTTGTACGGCACCTGGGTTGAGCGGCTGCGCGACGCGCCCCGGCGCCAGACGTTCGGGGCCTCGGTGCGGCGGCTGGCGCGGTTGATGGTGCTGGACGCCGTGTTGCTGATTGTCCTGGTGATTGGCACGTCGTTGACAGCGGGCAAGCTGGGCTCCCTCATCGAGCAGCGGCTGGGCATCGATGAGAACCTGTCCCGCTACATCATCCTGGGCGGCGCGGTGCTGCTCTCCATCCCGTTCCTGGTGGGCGTGGTGCAGGTGGCGCGCCGGTTGGGCGAGGAGCTGGCGGAGGCGGCGCTACCCGGGCGGAAGGATGGGCGGGTGGACCTAGCGGCGGCGCCCCGGCGCGTGCTGCTGGTGACGCTGCAACTGGGCATCATCCTGCTGGTGAGCGTGCCCGTGGTGGCGATTACCCAGCCCTTCGTCCGGGGCGCCATGGGCCCCCTCATCTTGCTGGCCCTGATTGGCGCGCTGGGCGTGACGTTCTGGCGAGGCGCCACCAACCTGCACGGCCACGTCCGCGCGGGCGCGCAGGTCATCGTGGAGGCGCTGGCGGCGCAGTCCCACTCGCGAGAGCCGGGCGCGGATGAGCACGCGCTCGACCACGTCTCCAAGGTGCTCCCGGGCCTGGGCGAGCCCGTGCCCGTGCGGCTGGAGACCTCCAGTCCCGCGGCGGGGAAGACGCTGGCCGAGGTGAACCTCCGCGGCCTCACGGGGGCCACGGTGCTGGCCATCCGGCGCGGGGACTCGAGCGTGTCCGTGCCGTCCGCGCAGGAGGTGCTGCAGCCGGGTGACGTGCTGGCGCTGACGGGTACGCAGGACGCGGTGGAGGCGGCCAAGAGCCTGCTCACCGGTGCACCGGCGCCCACCTCGGAGCCGGAGCCGACGGGCGCCCAGGTGTGA
- a CDS encoding glycosyltransferase family 2 protein → MLVSLVIPVYNEIPTLAELLRRCVAVDFPKELVLIDDCSKDGSREFLRQLQEQGVGLLGGTPRNRNEVRVLFQEKNQGKGAALRRGFTESTGDIIIVQDADLEYDPRDIPNVIQPIIDGVADVVFGSRFTGTPRRVLYYWHTVLNNVLTTLSNMTSGLNLTDMETCYKAFRAEVLRSVQVEEDRFGFEPEITAKVARGRWRVFEVPISYHGRTYEEGKKIGWKDGVRALYAIAKYSVKR, encoded by the coding sequence ATGCTCGTCTCACTCGTCATCCCCGTCTACAACGAGATTCCCACCCTCGCCGAACTGCTGCGCCGCTGCGTCGCCGTCGACTTCCCGAAGGAGCTCGTCCTCATCGACGACTGCTCCAAGGACGGCAGCCGCGAATTCCTGCGCCAGCTTCAGGAGCAGGGTGTGGGCCTGTTGGGCGGTACACCGCGCAACCGCAACGAGGTGCGCGTCCTCTTCCAGGAGAAGAACCAGGGCAAGGGAGCGGCGCTGCGGCGAGGCTTCACCGAATCCACGGGTGACATCATCATCGTCCAGGACGCGGACCTGGAATACGACCCGCGCGACATCCCCAACGTCATCCAGCCCATCATCGACGGGGTCGCGGACGTCGTCTTCGGCAGCCGCTTCACCGGCACGCCCCGGCGCGTCCTCTATTACTGGCACACCGTGCTGAACAACGTGCTCACCACGCTGTCCAACATGACCAGCGGCCTGAACCTCACCGACATGGAGACCTGCTACAAGGCCTTCCGCGCCGAGGTGCTGCGCTCCGTGCAGGTGGAGGAGGACCGCTTCGGCTTCGAGCCGGAAATCACCGCCAAGGTGGCCCGTGGCCGCTGGCGCGTCTTCGAGGTGCCCATCAGCTACCACGGGCGCACCTACGAAGAGGGCAAGAAGATTGGCTGGAAGGACGGCGTACGCGCCCTCTACGCCATCGCCAAGTACAGCGTGAAGCGGTAG
- a CDS encoding pyridoxal phosphate-dependent decarboxylase family protein, with protein MTDFQARIAAAYDADAFRRESHRLMDTLSDYLARATRAEGPVLPWAAPAVNVDRFAAAFPEAPTGDFADLITRVLSGSNHLHHPRYVGHQVTAPVPLAALCDAVSSLLNNGMAVYEMGPVSTAMERNVLRWMAARLGLPETTDGVLTSGGSLGNLTALLAARQAKAGYDAWNGGAHAGPPLTVLTAQTTHYSLARATRVMGFGEGGVTPVPVDEHFRLRPEALDAALESATRAGRKPIAVVANAGSTATGAFDPLEPVADFCERHDLWFHVDGAHGASAVLSPAHRHLVRGIDRADSVVWDAHKGLLMPALVTAVLFRDGARSFESFSQEASYIFHGDAERPWSDVALRTLECTKEMMALKVYACLAVLGTRLFSDAVTESYEQAHRFAQRLSAASDFEVAVPPECNILCFRHTPAHVPAEQWDTLQTKLRERLVTRGDFYLVQTKLPRGVYLRVTLINPLTTDADLDALMDALRAAALR; from the coding sequence ATGACGGACTTTCAAGCGCGAATCGCTGCCGCCTACGACGCTGACGCCTTCCGCCGTGAATCCCACCGGCTGATGGACACGCTCTCCGACTACCTCGCGCGCGCCACCCGCGCCGAAGGCCCCGTGCTCCCCTGGGCCGCCCCCGCGGTGAACGTGGACCGCTTCGCCGCAGCCTTCCCCGAAGCGCCCACGGGCGACTTCGCAGACCTCATCACCCGCGTGCTCTCCGGGTCCAACCACCTGCACCACCCACGCTACGTGGGCCACCAGGTGACGGCCCCCGTGCCGCTGGCCGCCCTGTGCGACGCGGTGTCTTCCCTGCTCAACAACGGCATGGCCGTGTACGAGATGGGCCCCGTCTCCACCGCCATGGAGCGCAACGTCCTGCGCTGGATGGCCGCGCGGCTCGGCCTGCCCGAAACAACCGACGGCGTGCTCACCTCCGGCGGCTCCCTGGGCAACCTCACCGCCCTGCTCGCCGCGCGGCAGGCCAAGGCCGGCTACGACGCGTGGAACGGCGGCGCCCACGCCGGCCCGCCCCTCACCGTGCTGACCGCCCAGACGACGCACTACAGCCTCGCCCGCGCCACCCGCGTCATGGGCTTTGGCGAAGGCGGCGTGACGCCCGTCCCGGTGGACGAACACTTCCGCCTGCGCCCCGAGGCACTCGACGCCGCGCTCGAGTCCGCCACGCGCGCTGGGCGCAAGCCCATCGCCGTGGTGGCCAACGCCGGCTCCACCGCCACCGGCGCCTTCGACCCACTGGAACCCGTGGCCGACTTCTGCGAGCGCCATGACCTGTGGTTCCACGTCGACGGCGCACACGGCGCCTCCGCCGTCCTCAGCCCCGCCCACCGGCACCTCGTGCGCGGCATCGACCGGGCGGACTCCGTGGTGTGGGACGCCCACAAGGGGCTGCTGATGCCCGCGCTGGTAACGGCCGTCCTCTTCCGCGACGGCGCCCGCTCCTTCGAGTCCTTCTCACAGGAGGCCAGCTACATCTTCCACGGCGACGCGGAGCGCCCCTGGAGCGACGTGGCCCTGCGCACCCTGGAGTGCACCAAGGAGATGATGGCCCTCAAGGTGTACGCCTGCCTCGCCGTGCTGGGCACCCGGCTCTTCTCCGACGCGGTGACGGAGTCCTACGAGCAGGCCCACCGCTTCGCCCAGCGCCTCTCCGCCGCCAGCGACTTCGAGGTCGCCGTGCCGCCCGAGTGCAACATCCTCTGCTTCCGCCACACGCCCGCGCACGTCCCCGCCGAGCAGTGGGACACCCTCCAGACGAAGCTGCGCGAGCGACTGGTGACTCGCGGAGATTTCTACCTGGTGCAGACAAAGCTGCCCCGTGGCGTCTATCTCCGTGTCACCCTCATCAACCCGCTCACCACCGACGCGGACCTGGACGCCCTCATGGACGCGCTCCGGGCCGCAGCGCTCCGCTGA
- a CDS encoding SelT/SelW/SelH family protein, translated as MADPKVTITYCTAUGYRPRAARAAAALKDELDVEAELLPGPSGSYEVAVDGKVVIRKASLAFPTDHEVVDAVAKVLGR; from the coding sequence ATGGCCGACCCGAAGGTGACGATTACCTACTGTACCGCTTGAGGCTACAGGCCTCGGGCCGCCCGTGCGGCGGCCGCATTGAAGGATGAGCTGGATGTAGAGGCAGAGCTGTTGCCGGGCCCTTCGGGTAGCTACGAGGTCGCCGTGGATGGCAAGGTCGTCATCCGGAAGGCGTCGCTCGCATTCCCCACGGACCACGAGGTGGTGGACGCGGTGGCGAAGGTGCTGGGGCGGTAG
- a CDS encoding 2,3,4,5-tetrahydropyridine-2,6-dicarboxylate N-succinyltransferase: MAPIDELSQRVSAAFADRTLLKDAAHVAAVRETLARLDSGELRVAEKGVDGWKVNAWVKEAILLFFAVSEMKVMEVGPFEFYDKVPLKKGLEAAGVRVVPPGTVRYGAFVEKGAVVMPGYVNIGARVGAGTMVDTWATVGSCAQVGKHVHLSGGVGLGGVLEPPSASPVIIEDGAFLGSRSIVVEGVVVEEEAVLGANVVLTASTQIIDVTGPEERVFKGRVPARSVVIPGMREKQFPAGKYMVPCALIIGQRTKSTDQKTSLNAALRDFAVAV, translated from the coding sequence ATGGCCCCTATCGATGAGCTGTCCCAGAGGGTGTCCGCCGCGTTCGCGGATCGGACGTTGTTGAAGGACGCGGCCCACGTGGCCGCCGTGCGCGAGACGCTGGCGCGGCTGGACTCGGGTGAGCTCCGCGTGGCGGAGAAGGGCGTGGACGGCTGGAAGGTGAACGCCTGGGTGAAGGAGGCCATCCTCCTCTTCTTCGCGGTGTCGGAGATGAAGGTGATGGAGGTGGGGCCCTTCGAGTTCTACGACAAGGTACCGCTGAAGAAGGGCCTGGAGGCGGCGGGCGTGCGCGTGGTGCCCCCGGGTACGGTGCGCTACGGCGCCTTCGTGGAGAAGGGCGCGGTGGTGATGCCGGGCTATGTGAACATCGGCGCGCGCGTGGGCGCGGGCACCATGGTGGACACGTGGGCCACGGTGGGCAGCTGCGCCCAGGTGGGCAAGCACGTCCACCTGTCCGGCGGCGTAGGGCTGGGCGGGGTGCTGGAGCCGCCTTCCGCGTCGCCCGTCATTATCGAGGACGGTGCCTTCCTGGGCAGCCGCTCCATCGTCGTGGAGGGCGTCGTGGTGGAGGAGGAGGCGGTGCTGGGCGCCAACGTGGTGCTCACCGCGTCCACTCAAATCATCGACGTCACCGGCCCCGAGGAGCGTGTCTTCAAGGGCCGCGTCCCCGCGCGCAGCGTGGTGATTCCCGGCATGCGGGAGAAGCAGTTCCCGGCCGGCAAGTACATGGTGCCGTGCGCGCTCATCATCGGTCAGCGGACGAAGTCCACCGACCAGAAGACCAGCCTCAATGCGGCGCTGCGCGACTTCGCGGTGGCGGTGTAA
- a CDS encoding cupin domain-containing protein: MTARNVTMAHHLDDILPEWALGMLEAPARASVEQHLAECARCREVADRLVSTHAALASLVVPPPAVLARLMDQMEGPGRLARFADRVAAFFDLSRERALALLDAVSDPAAWMPGPVEGSELMPVETGPAREGTMAAILRLHPGVRYPRHTHHGREWNLVLEGGFREDDGHEVWPGEELEKTDGSAHGFTALTEGPACLCASVLEGVTSFEEAFADG, translated from the coding sequence GTGACGGCACGGAACGTGACGATGGCGCACCATCTGGACGACATCCTGCCCGAATGGGCACTGGGGATGCTGGAGGCCCCAGCCCGGGCGTCCGTCGAGCAGCACCTCGCGGAGTGCGCGAGGTGCCGCGAGGTGGCGGACCGGCTGGTGTCCACGCACGCGGCGCTGGCGTCGCTGGTGGTGCCGCCGCCCGCGGTGCTGGCGCGGTTGATGGACCAGATGGAAGGTCCGGGGAGGCTTGCCCGCTTCGCGGACCGGGTGGCGGCCTTCTTCGACCTGTCGCGCGAGCGAGCGCTGGCGTTGCTGGACGCTGTGAGCGACCCGGCGGCGTGGATGCCCGGACCGGTGGAGGGCTCGGAGCTGATGCCGGTGGAGACGGGCCCCGCGCGCGAAGGCACGATGGCCGCCATCCTCCGGCTCCACCCAGGGGTGCGCTACCCCCGGCACACGCACCACGGCCGGGAGTGGAACCTGGTGCTGGAGGGCGGCTTCCGCGAGGATGATGGGCACGAGGTCTGGCCCGGCGAGGAGCTGGAGAAGACGGACGGCAGCGCACATGGCTTCACGGCGCTGACGGAAGGGCCGGCGTGTCTGTGCGCCTCCGTCCTGGAGGGCGTGACGAGCTTCGAGGAAGCGTTCGCGGACGGCTGA
- the dapE gene encoding succinyl-diaminopimelate desuccinylase, whose product MASIDLATRLARTTLELCRIPSPITQEGPIADHVERWALQHFPREEVFRVGHTLLLGKLEDARPTVALIGHLDTVPAHPSDAGREARIEGERVFGLGASDMKGGLAVMMALAEDLRRDTLPVNLAFLFYEREEGAYAESGLIPLYEKRPDLAKVRFGIAMEPTDSVVQVGCVGSMQVTVRFTGRSAHSARPWQGENAIHKAGPFLAELLGRQRVEVNVAGFPFYEVINATLAKGGRARNVIPEAFELNLNYRFAPGKSIEQAKADVHALVAGRAEVEFTDASPSGPVVAGNPLFQKLMALTGLPAASKQAWTDVARFGEWGVDAINFGPGETAQAHQANESAPIAPLADAYEKLAAFLKGAS is encoded by the coding sequence ATGGCTTCCATCGACCTCGCCACGCGGCTGGCTCGCACCACGCTCGAGCTGTGCCGCATCCCCAGTCCCATCACCCAGGAAGGGCCCATCGCCGACCATGTGGAGCGCTGGGCGCTCCAGCACTTCCCGCGGGAAGAGGTGTTCCGAGTCGGCCACACGCTGCTGCTCGGCAAGCTGGAGGATGCGCGCCCCACGGTGGCCCTCATCGGTCACCTGGACACGGTGCCCGCGCACCCCAGCGACGCGGGCCGCGAGGCGCGCATCGAGGGCGAGCGCGTCTTCGGGCTGGGCGCCTCGGACATGAAGGGCGGGTTGGCGGTGATGATGGCGCTCGCGGAGGATTTGCGCCGCGACACGCTGCCCGTGAATCTGGCCTTCCTCTTCTACGAGCGCGAAGAGGGCGCTTACGCCGAAAGCGGCCTCATCCCCCTGTATGAGAAGCGGCCGGACCTGGCGAAGGTGCGGTTCGGCATCGCCATGGAGCCCACCGACAGCGTGGTGCAGGTGGGCTGCGTCGGCTCCATGCAGGTCACCGTGCGTTTCACCGGGCGCAGCGCGCACTCCGCTCGGCCGTGGCAGGGGGAGAACGCCATCCACAAGGCGGGGCCGTTCCTCGCCGAGTTGCTCGGGCGTCAGCGCGTGGAGGTCAACGTCGCGGGCTTCCCGTTCTACGAGGTCATCAACGCCACGCTCGCCAAGGGTGGCCGCGCGCGCAACGTCATCCCCGAGGCCTTCGAGCTGAACCTCAACTACCGCTTCGCGCCGGGCAAGAGCATCGAACAGGCGAAGGCGGACGTGCACGCGCTCGTCGCCGGGCGGGCCGAGGTGGAGTTCACCGATGCGTCGCCCAGCGGCCCGGTGGTGGCGGGCAACCCGCTGTTCCAGAAGTTGATGGCCCTCACCGGCCTGCCCGCGGCCTCCAAGCAGGCCTGGACGGACGTGGCGCGCTTCGGCGAGTGGGGCGTGGATGCCATCAACTTCGGGCCCGGTGAGACGGCCCAGGCGCATCAGGCCAATGAGAGCGCGCCCATCGCGCCGCTCGCGGACGCGTACGAGAAGCTCGCGGCCTTCCTCAAGGGCGCGAGCTGA
- a CDS encoding 4a-hydroxytetrahydrobiopterin dehydratase: MASKPTLLAPEALQSFLSQHTEWKHEGGMIRRTFEAPTFLAGIAFVEQVAQAAEKADHHPDIDIRWRKVTLALVTHDAGGLTARDTALATEADRLFTEATRAR, translated from the coding sequence ATGGCTTCCAAACCCACGCTGCTCGCACCCGAGGCGCTCCAGTCCTTCCTCTCGCAGCACACCGAGTGGAAGCACGAGGGCGGGATGATTCGCCGCACCTTCGAGGCCCCCACCTTCCTCGCCGGCATCGCCTTCGTGGAGCAGGTGGCGCAGGCGGCGGAGAAGGCGGACCACCACCCGGACATCGACATCCGCTGGCGCAAGGTCACGCTGGCGCTCGTCACCCACGACGCCGGGGGCCTCACCGCCCGCGACACCGCGCTGGCCACCGAGGCGGACCGTCTCTTCACGGAGGCCACGCGCGCTCGGTGA
- the glpK gene encoding glycerol kinase GlpK has translation MPKAKYVLALDQGTTGTHVSILDTKLQVVGRSYKEFTQHFPKPSWVEHDLDEIWASSEWCIARALKSAGLRGKDIAAIGITNQRETTGLWMRGSGQPLSHAIVWQDRRTAEQCRRLKEQGVEPRVREVTGLVVDPYFSGTKLTWMFDHLKGARAKAEKGDVCFGTIDTWLVYKLTGGAAHVTDVSNASRTLLMDLTTLQWSDEMRAMLSVPAACLPQIRGSAEVYGTTRGMRSLPDGIPVAGMAGDQQAALFGQACFEPGESKCTYGTGAFLLMNTGSEPVRSSAGLLTTVAWRLGGTGTTTYALEGSSFIAGAAVQWMRDGLKVIKRAPDIEALAASVKDSGDVVFVPALAGLGAPHWRPEARGLFAGIDRSTTVAHMARAVLEGIALQIHDLAEAMRRDSGRDIPVFKADGGAAANNLLMQFQADVLGVPLVRPRNLETTSLGAAFLGGLGAGIWDSPEAIRRAWKAEKTFKPKMKPDARERHLAKWKRAVERA, from the coding sequence ATGCCGAAGGCGAAGTACGTCCTGGCCCTGGACCAGGGCACCACTGGAACGCACGTCTCCATCCTCGACACGAAGCTGCAGGTGGTCGGCCGCTCCTACAAGGAGTTCACCCAGCACTTCCCCAAGCCGTCCTGGGTGGAGCACGACCTGGATGAAATCTGGGCCAGCAGTGAATGGTGTATCGCCCGGGCGCTGAAGAGCGCGGGCCTTCGCGGCAAGGACATCGCCGCCATCGGCATCACCAACCAGCGCGAGACGACGGGCCTGTGGATGCGCGGCAGCGGACAGCCGTTGTCCCACGCCATCGTCTGGCAGGACCGCCGCACCGCCGAGCAGTGCCGCCGGCTCAAGGAGCAGGGCGTGGAGCCGCGCGTGCGCGAGGTGACGGGGCTGGTGGTGGACCCGTACTTCTCCGGCACCAAGCTCACGTGGATGTTCGACCACCTGAAGGGCGCGCGCGCGAAGGCGGAGAAGGGCGACGTGTGCTTCGGCACCATCGACACCTGGCTCGTCTACAAGCTCACCGGCGGCGCGGCGCACGTCACCGACGTGTCCAACGCCAGCCGCACGCTGCTCATGGATTTGACGACGCTCCAGTGGAGCGACGAGATGCGCGCCATGCTGTCCGTCCCGGCCGCGTGCCTGCCGCAGATTCGCGGCTCCGCGGAGGTGTACGGCACCACGCGTGGCATGCGCAGCCTGCCGGACGGCATCCCCGTGGCGGGCATGGCGGGAGACCAGCAGGCCGCGCTCTTCGGCCAGGCGTGCTTCGAGCCCGGCGAATCCAAGTGCACCTATGGCACCGGCGCCTTCCTGCTGATGAACACCGGCTCGGAGCCGGTGCGCTCGTCGGCGGGCCTGCTCACTACCGTAGCGTGGCGGCTGGGCGGGACGGGCACCACCACGTACGCGCTGGAGGGCAGCAGCTTCATCGCCGGCGCGGCGGTGCAGTGGATGCGCGACGGGCTCAAGGTCATCAAGCGCGCGCCGGACATCGAAGCGCTGGCCGCCAGCGTGAAGGACTCCGGGGACGTGGTCTTCGTGCCCGCGCTGGCCGGCCTGGGCGCGCCACACTGGCGGCCCGAGGCGCGCGGCCTCTTCGCTGGCATCGACCGCTCCACCACCGTGGCCCACATGGCGCGCGCGGTGCTGGAGGGCATCGCGCTGCAGATTCATGACCTGGCGGAGGCCATGCGCCGCGACAGCGGGCGGGACATCCCCGTGTTCAAGGCGGACGGCGGCGCGGCGGCCAACAACCTCCTCATGCAGTTCCAGGCGGATGTGCTGGGCGTGCCGCTGGTGCGCCCGCGCAACCTGGAGACGACGAGCCTGGGCGCGGCGTTCCTCGGCGGCCTGGGCGCGGGCATCTGGGACAGCCCGGAGGCCATCCGCCGCGCATGGAAGGCGGAGAAGACGTTCAAGCCGAAGATGAAGCCGGATGCCCGCGAGCGACACCTGGCCAAGTGGAAGCGGGCCGTGGAGCGCGCGTGA